GGGTGTTTGCTCCAGTCTGGACTACTCTGTTTATTTTGATGGGTATGGCCTTATATCTTGTTTGGCAACAGGGCTTTGGAAAGAAAGAAGTCAAAAAAGCTTTGACTATTTTTGGAGTTCAACTCGTTTTAAATATTTTATGGTCTATACTATTTTTTGGACTCAGAAATCCCTCGTTAGCTCTAGTTGATATTGTTCTGCTGTGGGTGCTCATTTTAGCAACGATGCTAAGCTTTGCTAAAATCTCAAAACCAGCGGCTTGGCTCCTTATTCCCTACCTAGCCTGGGTTAGCTTTGCCAGTATTCTAAATTTTGCGATTTGGAAGCTGAACTTTTAGAATTGAAAAAATAGAAGACTTGTTAAAATAAATATGTATTTTTTTCAGTTACATTGAGTTTAAGACGGAAGATTTTTTGATATTTAGCTTCTAAAGAATCTTTAAGCTGATCGAGACTCTCGCGTTTGATAGTACTGCCTTTAGGGATTTTGATATCCAGCGTAGCTGTAAGCAGCTCTTGTTTTACTTCACTATCTGAAGCAGATTCCAAGCTTTGAGATGTCAAGGCTAAGGAGCCAATGTCAGCATTAGGAAACAGAGCAATAATCCCCTTTTGAATATCTTGTTTGATTTGGTCCTGCTCTAAATCTGGCTGGGATTTAAGCTTAATCCGGGAAATAATTTCTAAATCGAGCTCAACAGCTTGTTTAGTTTGGTTTGCTAAAATCTGTTCTAATTCGCTTCGTTGATTTTCAGTAATTTGGATACTCGGATCAGCTCGAATGACTGCTGCTGCTACCCAAACACCAGTGTCACTGTCTTGAATAATACTTAGAGAATCAATAGTAAGAGAGGCATTAAGTTTTGATAACTGCGTTTGAAAAATCTTAGTTAGTTGGGTTTTAACCGAACCAGTTTCAAGATCTTCTTGGCTGACTAAAGCAATCGTATGCTGAATGCGTAGATTGAGATTAATATTCCTTCCCAAAGCTGATTTAAGTTGGTCGATAATAGCTTCTTTTTGCTGATAATCAATGGCAATATCTTCCGGGACTAAAACTTCAGCCTCAATATCAATAGCGTCTGGATCGGTTTTAGATTTTAAACTCATACTGACACTATCAAGGCTAATAGCTGGGGAAATTTTAGCAAAACGTTGTTCTAGAACTTGTCTGGTGGTTTGATATGCTTCAGATTTAAAAGTGTAATTTTTGAGCAACAAAATCAAAGGCAAAGCTGTAATTATCAAGGTAATACTAACTATAATTAGACCATTGCGCTGAAATTGAGAATTACTGGTTCTTTTGATCCCTACTAAATAAAACATTAAAACTGAAATAAAAATAATCGAAATCACATTGGCAAAAAAGAGCATTAAGCCACCTAAAAAAGTTGCCGAACTAAAAAGAGCCAAACCAATCCCACTGACACAAAGTGGTGGCATTAAAGAAGTAGCAATGGCAACTCCGGCTAAACTATCTGAAATCTTACTTTGGACAATAGCTAGGGCAGCTACACCTCCAGCTACCAGAGCTACAAAGATATCCAGTAGAGTTGGGTTGGTCCGAGCCAGAATTTCGTAGTTAATGCCTTTAATAGGAGAAATGAGGGTAATAGCAAAAGCGCTAAAAAAAGTGATTGCAATAGCAACGAGAAGTAAAGTAACAGCCTGTTTGACATAGTTGGGGCGACTATAAGAAATACCCAGAGAAATTTTAACCAGTGGCCACATAAGCGGCGAAATGAGCATACCACCAATAATGACAGCCGGTGTATTTAAAAGTAATCCTAAAGTACAAACAATACTTGAACCAATCAGTAAAACCAAGAAGCTGAAAGAAAACTGGTTATTAGTTTGAACTTTATGAATAACTTCAACTTCATCCACATCGCGAGTATCGTTAGTAAAAGCTAAAGGCAATTTTAAAAACATACTTTTATTTTATGAGTTTTAGAATGATTTGACAAACCAAAACTTTGAGTTATAATGAATATATATTCATTAATAAAAGGAGGTGATAGATATGCCAGGATTTGATCAAACCGGACCTACTGGTCAAGGACCTATGACTGGTCGAGGTATGGGCTTTTGCAGTTGGGGGTATGGTCGAGGCTTTGGCCGCCGAGCCGGTCGAGGTTTAGGTAGACTATTTGGTGGATTTTGGGGTTTCCCAAGTCAACCCACTAAAAAACAACAGCAAGAAGATTTAACCGAATATAAAAAAGCTTTGCAAGAAGAACTAAAAATGGTTGAGGAAGCTGAGGCTGATTTGGCCTAAACCTTATTAAATGCTACCCTTGCTTTTATAGGCAAGGGTAGTTATTTGTATAATAATATAGCTTATGTCTAGACCGAGACGACCTCGCCAACTCTTTTTTGAACCACAAACCTATTACTTTAAGCCTCAAGGTATTCCTTTGCGTTTACTGGATGAAGTGGTGCTAAGTAGTAGCGAACTAGAAGCTCTTAAGTTGCATGATGTTGATGGCTTGGATCATATGCAAGCAGCTGCTAAAATGGGAATCTCACAACCAACCTTTGGTCGCGACTTAGATCGAGCGTATAAAAAGATTGCCCAAGCAATTATTAGCGGTAAAGCTATTAAAATCGAATATCAAAAAGATGAATAAAATTAGTATCATTACTCTATTGGTAGCAATAGGAGTGTATCTTTTTTCGCCTTTAGCTTTAGCGGTTCGAGCTCAAGGTCTAGATACTATTGAAGGTGAAGTAATTGAGGTTTTAGAAGAAAAACAAATTGAAACTTCAATTGGTGCACAACCATATCAAAAACTACAAGTAAAACTGACTTCTGGCTCTCAAAAAGACCAGAAAATTATTATCGAACATGGCCAAATCCCTTCAGCAACAACCCAGCTTTATCATATTGGTGATGATGTAGTTATTAGTGTGAGCCAGGATATTAATGGTCAAAACCATTATGTGATTGCTGATTTTGTCCGACGGGATGTACTGCTGTTTTTATTTATTATTTTTGTAGTAGTAACAGTAGTAATTGGCCAGCTCAAAGGTTTAACTTCGCTTTTAGGTATGATTTTTTCCTTTGGTATTATTTTCAGTTTTATTCTGCCTCAAATCATGCATGGGGCTAATCCGGTTGTTATTGCGATTGTAGCTTCCATTGCTTTGGTGCCAATCACCTTTTTTCTATCCCATGGTATTAATCAGAAAACTTTAATTGCTATTGCTAGTACTTTTGTAGCCCTACTTATTACTGGGATTTTGGCAACTATTTTTATTGATGCGGCTAAGTTAACCGGTTTTGCTTCTGAAGAAGCTGCTTTTTTGCAAGTAGCTGCTGGCGGCACAATTCCCATTAAAGGTTTACTACTAGCTGGAATTATTATTGGCTGCTTGGGAATTTTGGATGATATTACGGTCTCTCAAGCTGCAGTAGTAGCTCAGCTAAAGCAAGTTAATGCCAAGCTAAGCCCTTGGCAACTGTATCGCCAAGCGATGGTGGTTGGCCAAGATCATATTGCTTCAATGGTTAATACGTTAATTTTGGTATATACCGGAGCTGCTTTACCGCTACTACTGCTGTTTACCACTAATCCTCAACCCTTTGCCCAGGTTATCAATTATGAATTATTGGCTGATGAGATTATCCGGACTTTAGTTGGGAGTATTGGTTTAATTTTAGCTGTACCAATTACAACATTTTTAGCTGTTAATATCGCTTTTAGCAAAAGGAGGTAAACTATGAAAATTATCAAAATCGGAGCAGTTTGGTGCCCGAGTTGTTTAGTCATGAGACCTCGTTGGCAAGAGATTGAAATGGAGCTACCAGAATTAGAGACTGAGTATTTTGATTTTGATCAGGATGAGAGTAAAATCAAACCGTATAATGTCACGGAAGGCAAGTTGCCGGTTTTTATTTTTTTAGATAAAAATGGGAAAGAACTGACTAGAGTCCAAGGCGAACCTTCAAAACAGGAACTGCTCAAATTAATTGGGCAATACAAAAATAAATAAACAACAAACAACAGCTATGTTGAAAAAGATTTTTAGCGTTTTATTGCTAATGCTATTTTTTGTTTTAAGCACAACTGTTATTTGGGCTACTGAAGTCTCTGAAAAAACAGTGATAATTCATTTGTTTTATTCAGAAACCTGCCCGCACTGTAAAGCCGAAGAAATTTTTTTAGATGGGTATAGTAAAGCACATCCAGAGGTTGCTATTAAACGCTATGAAATTACCAGAAGTGCTCAAAATCAAAAACTATTTCAAGCAATTGGCCAAGTTTTGCAGGCTGATATTTCTGGTGTGCCGTTTACTGTTATCGGCAATCAGTACTTTACTGGTTATCTAGATGATGAGGTAACTGGGGCAGAAATTGAAGAACTAGTTGCAGCTGCACAAAACGATGCTAACTATCAGGATGTGATTGGTCTACTGGAACAAGAACTCAACAAACCTCAAGCTAGTGCTACTCCAACTCCACAGCCAAAATCTAGCAAGGATAGTATTACTATCCCAATTTTAGGTAAGGTCAATATAAAAACTTTTTCGTTACCAGTTCTTACTTTTATTATTGCACTACTTGATGGATTTAATCCCTGTGCTATGTGGGTTCTACTCTTTTTGATTTCTATGTTGTTGGGGATGGATGATAGGCGACGGATGTGGGTTTTGGGACTGACCTTTATTGGAGCTTCAGCATTAGTTTACTTTTTATTTTTAGCAGCTTGGCTTAATTTATTCCTATTTATTGGTTTTATTTTCTGGGTACGGATCATTATTGCTATAGTGGCAATCTCTTTGGGAGCAATGCAACTACGCAGTTATTATAAAAATCGTGATGGTGGTTGCGAAGTAGTTGATAAGAAAAAACGCCAAAAATTATTTGCTCAAATAAAACATATTACCCAAGAAAAAACATTTTATTTAGCTATTGGTGGGATTATTCTTTTGGCTTTTGCTGTCAATTTAATTGAACTAGTTTGTTCAGCGGGTCTACCAGCTATTTATACCAATGTTTTGGCTATGAGCCATTTGCCATGGTGGCAGTACTACGCCTATTTGGTTTTTTATATTATTATTTTTATGCTGGATGATATGGTGATTTTTGTTATTGCCATGAAGACATTGCACGCTGTTGGGATTGAAAGTAAATATGCTCGCCTTTCCAAACTGATTGGCGGAACAGTGATTTTTCTAATTGGGATTTTAATGCTTTTTAAACCTGAACTACTGATGTTTGGGTAAAAGTTCTATTTAATGGTGGTCACTACGATCTTCTTGAGCTTCTTCAGCTGCTCTTCTCATTAACTCTGCAACACTAACTCCTTGTTTTTCAGCTAATTCTTGTAAATGCCTGTTAGCTAGTGAATTTGGATCATCATCTTTGTCAGCTGGTGTTTGTGGTTCCAATCTAGTCTTTTCTGGATCTTGATCGTCTTCATTATCAACAAGTTTGAGAAAGTCTGATTGAGTTGGTGTTTCTTCCGTCATGTACTTATTATAACAAAAGTCTATTTATATTTATAAACTTCTTCCCAACTTTGTTTACCTGGGTTATAAGTAGTCAAAACCTTGTCAAAATACTGGTCATAATTACCGATATCGTGCTGGCGAGAAATGTAGTAAAAAGGTCGATCAAAGTTCAAACTATCACTATTTCTCAAATTCATTAAATCAAAGTAGCCAGTTTGAACATTTAAACTACCAAAGTAATAGGCGGTAAGAGCACTTTCAGGATTACCAGTATTAGGAGCAAAAGCTAGATAAATTGGTCCATCTTTGCTTAATCGGTCTAGAAAATGCTTAACTTGGTTGACGCTGTAACCAGCAGTAATATCACTTACATAGCTACTGGATTGAGAAACTTGGGGTGAAACCTGGTCTAGAAATTGAAAATATTTGAGAGGGTTAGTCAGCAATAAAAAAGAAATATACACAGGAATTAAAAACATGACTGAAGTTAAAAGCAATAAAGCCTTAGATTTATGAGCCAAGAATACAAAACCATAACTTGCCATCAATAAGATTAGAGGTAAAACCGGGACCAAATAACGAGGTTGAACTTGTTTGGCTGAAACAACTACCAAACTAATTCCCACTAAAATCCAAACTATTAAACCCCATTTTTTCTCCTTAGCTTGCTGCCACAAACCAAGAATAGTTAGTAAAACGATAGGTATCCCCAGTTGCCACAAGCCGATTTGAGCAGCATTACAAACATTATGTGTAAGAGTAGCTATCGATAATTGAGATAAAGCCAAACTATATCTCGAATTTAAAATGAAAACCTGCTTAAAATTTGGCAGCAGAGCCAGTAAAATTGGTACAGTGGTAAATAGACTAAACCAGACAATAATACCCAAAGCCGTTAACTTATTAATCTGCCCTTTGGTTTTAGTTTTGTTTAAGATTAAAACGATTAAAGTGCTTATAAAAAAAATAGCTACGGTTAATTTGGTTAAAAGACCTGTTATTAAAAGTAATGTTATACCCACAATCGGCCATAATTTTTTATTTTTAAAATAAATTGTTAAAAAATAAAATAGCCAAATACTGAGCATGACCAGGCTACTTTCTACTAAAGCTTGACGGTCAAAAAATAGGAAGATAGGAGTAATGGTATATAAAGAAGCTGGTATGAGAGAAACAGGGAAGGAGAATAATTTTTTACCAAGTTGATACAAACCTAAAAAGGCTAAAAACCCAAATAGGATTCCCACTACTCTACCAGCTACTAACGGATCAGGAATGATTTTATTCATCCAGCCATACAGCCAAAAAATTAGCGGTGGTTTGCCATCATACAAACTGTAAAAAGCCAAACCGGGTTGGCTGGTCATACGCTGGCCCCAATCCAAATAAATCGCTTCATCATTAAAAATTGGTAAAAACGTCAAGTTATATAATCTAGTTAAAAAGAAAAAGAAAATAAGAATAGGGAGAAGATACGGTCTAAAACTTTTCATCGCAAAAGCCATGCATTTATTATACCTGGTCAAGATCATTTTTAAATTCTGGACAGGTAAAACCTATCTTGTTATACTGCCCGTATGCAAAGCAAACAAATTGACCAAAGCCACTACGTGATCCGGATTGCCCGAGGTGAAAAAATTGTAGAAACGCTCAAAGATTTTTGTCTCAAAAATAAAATTCAGGGTGGCTTTTTCTATGGAGTTGGGGCTTGTGATCAGGTTGAGCTAGCTCACTATGATGTAGCCAAACAAAAATACTCTTCTAAAACATTTGCTCAAGCTTTAGAGCTAGCTAATATTACTGGCAGCATCGGTCAAGAAAAAGATCTGATTATTCATGCTCATGCGGTTTTTGCTGATACAGCTATGAAGCCTTTAGCTGGACATTTAGTTGAGGCAACTGTTTCCGGAACAGCTGAGATTTATTTGACAGTTTTGCCAACTTTAACTAAAAAACCAGATGCTGAAACTGGGCTTAAGCTGTTTGATTTAGAAGCCTAACTTCTTTTTTTCTAAAACTTTAGGAGTACATATATTTTATACATATGGATCAAATGGTTGTGCAGAATTTCCAATGCTTGGATATACAAGTTTTCCATATTATCAATTCCTGGCCGCACTCGTTTTTGCTTAATAGCATCGCTTTACTGATTCACTTTCTGACCTATGGTGGAGTAGTGCTCTTGGTTTTACTTTACTTAGAGTGGCAGACTAAAAATCCTAAAAAACAATTACTGAGCAAATTGGGCTTATATGCTTTTTTGCTGATCAATTTATTAACAGAGATTATTTTAAAATTTTCAGTTAGACGTTTACGACCTTATGACAGTTTAGATCAAGTGTATATTGTTTTACCAAAACCAGGTGGCTTTTCCTTTCCCTCAACTCAGACTGCCCTGGCTTTTTCTTTAGCCACACTTTTTTTGCTAATTTTCCCAAAAAAGATTGTCAGCTATATAATTTTAGGCTTAGCAATTCTGACCGGCCTAGGCCGGATTTATATGGGGCATCACTATCCCAGTGATGTTTTTTGTGGTGCTATATTAGGTATTTTTATTTCATTTTTACTTAGAAAAGTAGTTACGTCTTGATTGCTGGGAAATTCATGGTACTATGATAACACGGTGAGACAAACAAAACCAAAAACTGCAAAGCCTTGCGGTTTTGGTTTTGTTTTAATTTTAAATTCTTTTTCTTCCCAAATTTAAAACAAGCTGATTTTCTAAAATAAGAAGTGTATTTACAATATCAAACTCCTACTTGAAAAGTAGGAGTTTTTTGTTAGGATAAAATTATGTTGCAAATTTCCAAACGTAGCCAATACGGTATTTATTTTTTATTGGCTTTAGCTATCAAAAAAAATCTTATTTCAATTCGGCAAATTAGCCAAGAATTACGATTGCCATATCGGTTTTTGTCTCAAATTGCTGCTGATTTAAGAAACAAGCATATTGTCATGAGTAAAGAAGGTAGTCGGGGCGGTTATAGCTTAGCTAAAAAACCAAGTGATATTTCCTTACTAGCTGTAGTAGAAGCCTTGGATGCTCCAGTGGGTCTAATTGATTGTCAGTTAGAAAAGGGTTGTAATCGGGCTGGTCATTGCAAATTTAGAAAGCAATGGGATGTGGTGCGAAATGATATTCAAAATTCGCTGGATAAATACAACTTACAAGATTTTTTAGATTAAGTATTACAAAATAAAAAAATAATATGCTAGATGTACAAAAGCTTCGCCAAGATTTTCCAATTTTTCAAAGAACCATGAACGGTAAGCCATTGGTTTATTTAGATAGTGGAGCAACCACTCAAAAACCGCAGCAAGTTATTACTGCTGTTAGCAACTACTACCAGCAGCATAATGCTAATGTTAATCGAGGAGTGTATGAGCTGGCTGAGGAATCAACCCAGATGTATGAAGCAGCTCGGCAAGCTGTAGCTCAATTTA
Above is a window of Candidatus Beckwithbacteria bacterium DNA encoding:
- a CDS encoding DUF5320 domain-containing protein; protein product: MPGFDQTGPTGQGPMTGRGMGFCSWGYGRGFGRRAGRGLGRLFGGFWGFPSQPTKKQQQEDLTEYKKALQEELKMVEEAEADLA
- a CDS encoding DUF134 domain-containing protein, producing MSRPRRPRQLFFEPQTYYFKPQGIPLRLLDEVVLSSSELEALKLHDVDGLDHMQAAAKMGISQPTFGRDLDRAYKKIAQAIISGKAIKIEYQKDE
- a CDS encoding glycosyltransferase family 39 protein, whose product is MAFAMKSFRPYLLPILIFFFFLTRLYNLTFLPIFNDEAIYLDWGQRMTSQPGLAFYSLYDGKPPLIFWLYGWMNKIIPDPLVAGRVVGILFGFLAFLGLYQLGKKLFSFPVSLIPASLYTITPIFLFFDRQALVESSLVMLSIWLFYFLTIYFKNKKLWPIVGITLLLITGLLTKLTVAIFFISTLIVLILNKTKTKGQINKLTALGIIVWFSLFTTVPILLALLPNFKQVFILNSRYSLALSQLSIATLTHNVCNAAQIGLWQLGIPIVLLTILGLWQQAKEKKWGLIVWILVGISLVVVSAKQVQPRYLVPVLPLILLMASYGFVFLAHKSKALLLLTSVMFLIPVYISFLLLTNPLKYFQFLDQVSPQVSQSSSYVSDITAGYSVNQVKHFLDRLSKDGPIYLAFAPNTGNPESALTAYYFGSLNVQTGYFDLMNLRNSDSLNFDRPFYYISRQHDIGNYDQYFDKVLTTYNPGKQSWEEVYKYK
- a CDS encoding YibE/F family protein; its protein translation is MNKISIITLLVAIGVYLFSPLALAVRAQGLDTIEGEVIEVLEEKQIETSIGAQPYQKLQVKLTSGSQKDQKIIIEHGQIPSATTQLYHIGDDVVISVSQDINGQNHYVIADFVRRDVLLFLFIIFVVVTVVIGQLKGLTSLLGMIFSFGIIFSFILPQIMHGANPVVIAIVASIALVPITFFLSHGINQKTLIAIASTFVALLITGILATIFIDAAKLTGFASEEAAFLQVAAGGTIPIKGLLLAGIIIGCLGILDDITVSQAAVVAQLKQVNAKLSPWQLYRQAMVVGQDHIASMVNTLILVYTGAALPLLLLFTTNPQPFAQVINYELLADEIIRTLVGSIGLILAVPITTFLAVNIAFSKRR
- a CDS encoding tryptophan-rich sensory protein, translated to VFAPVWTTLFILMGMALYLVWQQGFGKKEVKKALTIFGVQLVLNILWSILFFGLRNPSLALVDIVLLWVLILATMLSFAKISKPAAWLLIPYLAWVSFASILNFAIWKLNF
- a CDS encoding DNA-binding protein; this encodes MQSKQIDQSHYVIRIARGEKIVETLKDFCLKNKIQGGFFYGVGACDQVELAHYDVAKQKYSSKTFAQALELANITGSIGQEKDLIIHAHAVFADTAMKPLAGHLVEATVSGTAEIYLTVLPTLTKKPDAETGLKLFDLEA
- a CDS encoding thioredoxin family protein; the encoded protein is MKIIKIGAVWCPSCLVMRPRWQEIEMELPELETEYFDFDQDESKIKPYNVTEGKLPVFIFLDKNGKELTRVQGEPSKQELLKLIGQYKNK
- a CDS encoding ribbon-helix-helix protein, CopG family; the protein is MTEETPTQSDFLKLVDNEDDQDPEKTRLEPQTPADKDDDPNSLANRHLQELAEKQGVSVAELMRRAAEEAQEDRSDHH
- a CDS encoding phosphatase PAP2 family protein codes for the protein MDQMVVQNFQCLDIQVFHIINSWPHSFLLNSIALLIHFLTYGGVVLLVLLYLEWQTKNPKKQLLSKLGLYAFLLINLLTEIILKFSVRRLRPYDSLDQVYIVLPKPGGFSFPSTQTALAFSLATLFLLIFPKKIVSYIILGLAILTGLGRIYMGHHYPSDVFCGAILGIFISFLLRKVVTS
- a CDS encoding Rrf2 family transcriptional regulator; this translates as MLQISKRSQYGIYFLLALAIKKNLISIRQISQELRLPYRFLSQIAADLRNKHIVMSKEGSRGGYSLAKKPSDISLLAVVEALDAPVGLIDCQLEKGCNRAGHCKFRKQWDVVRNDIQNSLDKYNLQDFLD
- a CDS encoding DUF389 domain-containing protein; the protein is MFLKLPLAFTNDTRDVDEVEVIHKVQTNNQFSFSFLVLLIGSSIVCTLGLLLNTPAVIIGGMLISPLMWPLVKISLGISYSRPNYVKQAVTLLLVAIAITFFSAFAITLISPIKGINYEILARTNPTLLDIFVALVAGGVAALAIVQSKISDSLAGVAIATSLMPPLCVSGIGLALFSSATFLGGLMLFFANVISIIFISVLMFYLVGIKRTSNSQFQRNGLIIVSITLIITALPLILLLKNYTFKSEAYQTTRQVLEQRFAKISPAISLDSVSMSLKSKTDPDAIDIEAEVLVPEDIAIDYQQKEAIIDQLKSALGRNINLNLRIQHTIALVSQEDLETGSVKTQLTKIFQTQLSKLNASLTIDSLSIIQDSDTGVWVAAAVIRADPSIQITENQRSELEQILANQTKQAVELDLEIISRIKLKSQPDLEQDQIKQDIQKGIIALFPNADIGSLALTSQSLESASDSEVKQELLTATLDIKIPKGSTIKRESLDQLKDSLEAKYQKIFRLKLNVTEKNTYLF